The genomic segment TAAATCATTCCCTCGACCTGAAAATAGAATATCATCTCCATTTTGTCCTTCAATAAAATCATCTCCTAGGAAACTGGAAATCATATCATTTCCATCTCGACCTGCAATCACATCACGATTAATTGTTCCAACTAAAGTATCATCTTTGCTCGTACCAATGAGTGATGTAGCAGGGCTTAAGGGGGAAATTTGATCTCCATTTCGACGCAAAAAGAACGAATCTGCACCAGCACCTCCAATGAGAGTATCTACTTCACTATCAAATACAGTTACGATGGGGTTAGAGGTTATTGTTTCTCTAGCAACTGGGTTAGACACGGGCTCAAAACTTAGCATTGTACTTCAGGGTAAACAACAAAAGGGTTACAGAGGAAGAAAACATTATTAATATCGATTTACCAGATTTCAGGAAGTACAAACACATCCCTGAAATCTCATCTTGTTTTCTGGCCTCTGCCTCTGGAATAGTAGACTCTTGTTAGCTTACAGAATCAGGATGATTTTTAACAATCTTTTAGAGATAATTCGTAAAATATAGGTAAAATTTTGGTAAGATTTTAATAGATATGTTAAATTATGATAAATTCAAACTATAGCACTACTTGAACAGGGAACAGGGAACAGGGAACAGGGAACAGGGAACAGTAAGAAGTGAAAGGGTTTCAGGATGATTTTTATTAGATTTTTTTTTGACGTGTTAAAAAAGATTACTATAGATTTGAATTAAATTTTCTACAGTTGTTGTTTCAAAGACCCATTCTAATCCTTGGGAATTAATAGCTTTAATTAAAATAATAGATTGTTGAGAATTTTTACCCAGAGGAACTTGGCAAGACCAAGACCATTGAGACTCAGTTTCTGAGGGGTGAATAGAGAGTAAACAATTTTGGATTAACGTTCCATTGACGAAAACTAAAATTTCTTCTAATTGGCTATGGGGATTAATTTCTGATACCCATCCTTTTAATAAAAGGTTTCCCTCTGAGGTTAATTCACACTGTTCTATTTTTCCTTGGGGGTTGTGACTAAATTTTAGGGAAGATAAGGGTTTTTGAGGATGGCGGGTGACTAGATATAAATCTTGATACCGACAAATTCCTTGGGGAATTCGAGAATAAATTGCTTCTCCTTTACTAATGGTATTTAAGCAATTAGCCACGAAGGTTTCACCGACATAGGCTGTGCCATATTGATTAACATCTAAGCTGCGACTTTCACTATTGGGAATAAATAAAATATCGGTTGGTGAAATGGCTAAATGAGAAGGTAATAAAAGTCGATCATGAACGCTAAACATTAATATTCCTTGGGGAGAAAGCAAAGAATAAAGTTTTTGTAACCACGAGAAAAACGTAGCTTCAGGCAGATGACTAAAGAAAGAACAAGCTAAAATACAATCAAAGGATTGTTGAATTGGATAATCCTGGGGATAGGTGGTTGAAACAATTCCTTGAACCCCAAATTGTTCTTTTTGAAATTCAACCGCTTGAGCATAAATATCCGAAATCCAGATCTTTTGAGGAGGGAGATCCTGAACTAAAAATCGAGTGAAACGTCCATAACCACTGGCAAAATCTAAAAAGGATGAAATTCGATTCAAATCTTCAAAATTCCAGTTTAAAACCTGATGAACTGTATCTAAAATTCGACGGCCATTAAAATAATAACGAATACAGGCGCGCTCCGGTATACCGTGATTCGCTAAGGCAAATAAATACATCTCATCCTGAGCACAAATATCGGCATTAAAGGTAGCGGGACATAAGGTTTGATCTTGAATAAACCGTTGCAAAGCTAAGGATTGACGGGATAAATCAACAAGCTGCATTGACTGTTATAAAAAATAAAAGTATTTCTCTCAATGTCATCTTACAGAAGACTGTTACCCAAAACAATCAGGCAGACCTGAAAAAAATTTTGACGGTTTGGCTGTAAGATAGTAAAGCTATAGTTATTACAACTTCATGAAAAGCTATGCGAGTTTATGTGCTGCTGTTCAATGCGGGAACAGAAAATGAGGGGATTCATACGATTCAGATGGGCGATCGCAATAAAGTGTTAATGTTTGAAGATGAGGATGATGCCACCCGCTATGGCTTGCTGCTGGAGGCTCAGGATTTCCCGACTCCACTGGTTGAAGCTCTTGATGCAGAGGAAATTAAGGAGTTTTGCCAAAGCGTTGACTATGACTGGGAACTGATTGCATCTGGAGAGTTAGCAATTCCCCCGGAACAGAATGTGGATAAAACCGACTGGCAAATTGAAGCCGAGCCCTTAGAAGAGGAACAGGAGGAGCCCGAATTTGCCTCTCCTGAACTGGATGATATTCGGAAACGACTTGAAGGATTATTGTAAATGGGGTTATTGGGACTTAAACAAAAATTAAGCCCAAATCAAGCCTAAACTTGTTTTGTAGGCTGCAAATATATCCCTATTATGCTGGAGCCACTCCACAAATCGAAAAGATATTGCTGTGCGAAAGGCTCCAATGGCATCAGCAAATGTGTTTAAGTTCCACTAAGCTGCTAGAATAACCTGCTTTTTCTCAAATGATCGACTTTATCACCCTCTCAACCTGTCGAGGCGCTTCAATTTCTGTAAATAGTTGAATTGCATTATCAAAATTAGGTTTGCTGTTTTCCCTATCCCCCATCTGTTGATAGGTTAAAGCTTGTTGATAATAAGCTTCAGCTAAATCACATTTTGCCCCAATATTTTCTAAAATTTCTATCGATTCTTGATGATGGGTAAGTGCGGTTGCAAATTCGCCTTGTATTCGGTAAAGTTCTCCTAGACCTGTTAAAGACTTTGCTTTTAACTGAGAATAATTACTTTCTTCTGAATATAGGATTGCTTTATCTCGCTCTCGTGTAATTACTTCGCCTGCATTATCAAAATCTTGGATTGCAACATAGTGATAATAAGCTTCTAAAGCTGTTAATCCATCTTGTAGGGTTTCAATACTCTTAACACTCTCTGTCCAAAACTCCGCAGCTTTAATATTAGCGGTTTCCCAATCTCCACTTTTTCTTAAACGTGCGATCGCTTCTTCTCTAATCATCGGATGTAAAAAGAACTCATCCTTTTTAAATTCCACTAAAGAACGATTTTTTAATGACTCAATTACCCTACGCTGTTCACCTTCTGAAACATCCCATAATAAACACAATAACCCATTATAAGGAACAGTTGGAACATCTTGATAACGATAACATCCCAACCGATTTAATAATTTAAACGCATTAATATCAAGTTCTTGCAAACGCTTAAACTGAGAATTCACTAAATTTTTTAAATCGGGTTTAGCTAAAAGTTCAGCTTTATTAAAATTCCAATAAGCTTGAATATCTCCTTGATCATCTTCTTGAACTGCACCACACAGAATTCGCATTGCCTTGGCATTTCCACCATAGGCTTTGTGCATTTCTGTTAAAATAGACTCATGATTATTAATCTGATAATATTCAAAATATTGTTTCCAGGCAGAATAGTCTAAGTCAGGTAAACGATAGGTTTCAACCGTAATATCCCCTTCACACAACCGTTCACGACTGGTGATTAAAGTTACTGACTGCACCATCGAATCTGTTAACACCCTCAATAGTTCAATATAACTTCGATGGGGTTCAATAAATCTAAACTCAGAATCTAGTGCAGGTTCTAAGTTATCAATTAATATCCCAATTTTTTGATTTTGTAACAGTCGTTTTAGCCGTCCCAAGGACACCATAAAATCCCGTCCAGGTTCCTCTTCAAAATCCTTTTTCAGCCATTCCTCAACAATACTTTCAACAGGCGAGATAGTTTCCCTTTCCTTCGCCATCGTCAAATATAAGATTTTATCAAAATTTTGATTCTTCAGAAATTCTGTAGCCAGAGTTGTTTTACCAATTCCTGCTGCGGCTTGAATTAAAATAATTTTTGCACCTTGATTGATTTTAGTTTGAAGGTGAGCGATCGCATTTTCACGACCGATAAAATTAATATTTTCATTAACAATATTTTCAGGAATGGCGATCGCAACTCTGTTATAGTAGCATTCTACAACTGTTTGCACATTATTCTTTTGAACTCTTTCTCCACATAGGTCTGACAACCGCTGCCACAGTTTAGATGCAGCCATCTTAACACTGTGACCTGAAAAGTTATACCAGCCTCCAATTTCGTTATATCTTTTACCATTTATACCCTTCCAGGCTTCTTCCAAGATTATAGTTTCAAGGGGACTCAAGGTCTTGAGTTTCTCAGCCCTCAGTTGTGAACTGATAAAGCCTAACGCTGAAGTGATGTCCATAGATATATCCAGATAGTAAGCAGCAACCTCTAATAACAATTAGAACTAACTTTATTTTACTTTATTTTACTTTGTGTTGGCTTTTTCTATTGAAGTGTTTACTTTATTTTACTTTGTGTTGACTTTTTTCTATTGAAGTGTTTACTTTATCTTACTTATTTCTATTGCGATATTGCATAAATAGTCGCATAATTAACGATTAAAGGATAAAACACACGATAAAAAGTGTGCATGATTTTCAAGCTCTCTGACGATGGCTGCGTAGCCGATCAACCGAAAAAAAGCCAGTTGATTTGCCGATCAACTGGAAATAGAAGGTTAAATTTTATCATTGTTGGCTTATCGTCCGTTAGTGTATCCGGTTCTTAGCTGCTCGTGTCCGCCAAGCCCAAGCAGCTAGATCCACACATAAAATTACTAAAGTTGTGTCACTTAGTAACCCTGCAATGCCTCCATCGGAAATTCGCATTAGAAGCAGAGGTGGGATCAGGCTAAAACGCAAGTATTTAGGATTCATACAATAAATTATCCTTGTCTACATTACGTTAACCTTCTTGTAGTCATGCGATAGCCGTAGCGTCCTCCCTTCAGGTTGGGGCGCTACTTGGCATCTGCAAAAACTACCTGATGGAAATACTAACAAAGAGTTTGCTTAATCTGCAATACTTTTTGGAATTTTTTTTCAGTCATTGCAAAATAACCCCCTTTTGTCACTTTAAGGGAAAACTTTGATTTTCCGTAGGCTGAAACGGCTTAAATTCGTTCAAATACCCCGAACTGACAATCATAGGGATAACTAAACCCGCCCGTAATTGTTTTTATTATTAATTAACAGCAAACTCCGTGTAAGGACGAATATTAGGGGGATGAAACCCTAAAACAATTTTAGTTTTGGGAATTCCTGCCTTAACTAACTCATTGGCAATTCCATCCTCTAATCCATCTCGATGTATCCAAATTTTATCGCCAATCACCTCTATATGAACCAAACATCCATGAATCTGTACATCATCTTCCCATCCCAAAGTAATCAATAAAAAGTTGTTTCTATCTTCACTCACAATCAA from the Planktothrix tepida PCC 9214 genome contains:
- a CDS encoding tetratricopeptide repeat protein, yielding MDITSALGFISSQLRAEKLKTLSPLETIILEEAWKGINGKRYNEIGGWYNFSGHSVKMAASKLWQRLSDLCGERVQKNNVQTVVECYYNRVAIAIPENIVNENINFIGRENAIAHLQTKINQGAKIILIQAAAGIGKTTLATEFLKNQNFDKILYLTMAKERETISPVESIVEEWLKKDFEEEPGRDFMVSLGRLKRLLQNQKIGILIDNLEPALDSEFRFIEPHRSYIELLRVLTDSMVQSVTLITSRERLCEGDITVETYRLPDLDYSAWKQYFEYYQINNHESILTEMHKAYGGNAKAMRILCGAVQEDDQGDIQAYWNFNKAELLAKPDLKNLVNSQFKRLQELDINAFKLLNRLGCYRYQDVPTVPYNGLLCLLWDVSEGEQRRVIESLKNRSLVEFKKDEFFLHPMIREEAIARLRKSGDWETANIKAAEFWTESVKSIETLQDGLTALEAYYHYVAIQDFDNAGEVITRERDKAILYSEESNYSQLKAKSLTGLGELYRIQGEFATALTHHQESIEILENIGAKCDLAEAYYQQALTYQQMGDRENSKPNFDNAIQLFTEIEAPRQVERVIKSII
- a CDS encoding XisI protein; this translates as MDSLVQYREIIQAKLKEYTEIPYAYGDLQCRLIVSEDRNNFLLITLGWEDDVQIHGCLVHIEVIGDKIWIHRDGLEDGIANELVKAGIPKTKIVLGFHPPNIRPYTEFAVN
- a CDS encoding class I SAM-dependent methyltransferase — encoded protein: MQLVDLSRQSLALQRFIQDQTLCPATFNADICAQDEMYLFALANHGIPERACIRYYFNGRRILDTVHQVLNWNFEDLNRISSFLDFASGYGRFTRFLVQDLPPQKIWISDIYAQAVEFQKEQFGVQGIVSTTYPQDYPIQQSFDCILACSFFSHLPEATFFSWLQKLYSLLSPQGILMFSVHDRLLLPSHLAISPTDILFIPNSESRSLDVNQYGTAYVGETFVANCLNTISKGEAIYSRIPQGICRYQDLYLVTRHPQKPLSSLKFSHNPQGKIEQCELTSEGNLLLKGWVSEINPHSQLEEILVFVNGTLIQNCLLSIHPSETESQWSWSCQVPLGKNSQQSIILIKAINSQGLEWVFETTTVENLIQIYSNLF
- a CDS encoding DUF3110 domain-containing protein, with amino-acid sequence MRVYVLLFNAGTENEGIHTIQMGDRNKVLMFEDEDDATRYGLLLEAQDFPTPLVEALDAEEIKEFCQSVDYDWELIASGELAIPPEQNVDKTDWQIEAEPLEEEQEEPEFASPELDDIRKRLEGLL